A single genomic interval of Asinibacterium sp. OR53 harbors:
- a CDS encoding nucleotide sugar dehydrogenase: MRNNEQINLTEKKIAVIGLGYVGLPLAVEFAKKYLVVGFDINRKRINTLKLGIDDTLEVENDVLQNVLLGFEQQEKQKNVNNKGLELSSEIESIKSCNIYIITVPTPIDKRNNPDLTPLYRASETVGKCLKSGDIVIYESTVYPGVTEEECVPVLEENSGLKLNKDIFVGYSPERINPGDKQHTVTKILKVTSGSTPETAEIVDQLYKSIITAGTYKAKSIKVAEAAKVIENAQRDINIAFVNELSKIFNLLKIDTKSVLEAAGTKWNFLKFKPGLVGGHCIGVDPYYLAQKAQELGYHPEIILAGRRLNDEMGKYVANETIKLMIKKNIKVKDAEILILGFTFKEDCPDVRNTRVIDIINELKTYNVSLTIVDPWAKPEDVKREYDIMTKIDIPNNKKFDAIILAVSHSSFISINIRDLLKTESVVYDVKGILSLDIVDGGL, translated from the coding sequence ATGCGAAATAATGAGCAGATAAATTTGACAGAAAAGAAAATAGCAGTAATCGGCCTTGGATATGTGGGACTTCCTTTAGCAGTTGAATTTGCAAAAAAATATTTAGTCGTTGGGTTTGATATTAATAGAAAAAGAATCAATACTTTGAAACTTGGTATTGATGATACTTTAGAAGTTGAAAATGATGTCCTTCAAAATGTTTTATTGGGATTTGAGCAACAAGAAAAACAGAAAAATGTCAATAATAAAGGATTAGAACTTTCTTCAGAGATTGAAAGTATTAAATCTTGTAACATTTATATTATTACTGTGCCAACCCCGATAGATAAAAGGAACAACCCTGATTTGACTCCTCTATATAGGGCGAGCGAAACAGTAGGCAAATGTTTGAAAAGTGGAGATATTGTAATTTACGAATCTACTGTTTATCCTGGAGTAACTGAAGAAGAATGCGTTCCTGTGCTCGAAGAAAACAGTGGGTTAAAATTAAATAAAGATATTTTTGTTGGCTATAGTCCCGAACGAATTAATCCAGGCGACAAACAACATACAGTAACCAAAATTTTAAAAGTGACTTCTGGTTCTACACCAGAAACTGCAGAAATAGTTGATCAGTTATACAAGTCAATAATTACTGCAGGAACATATAAAGCCAAAAGTATCAAAGTCGCAGAGGCCGCTAAGGTAATTGAGAATGCGCAAAGAGATATTAATATTGCTTTTGTTAATGAACTTTCTAAAATATTTAATTTATTAAAGATTGATACTAAGTCTGTTTTAGAAGCAGCAGGTACAAAATGGAACTTTCTAAAATTCAAACCAGGGTTGGTTGGCGGACATTGCATCGGAGTGGATCCTTATTATTTAGCGCAAAAAGCACAAGAATTAGGTTATCATCCTGAAATAATTTTAGCTGGAAGGAGGCTAAACGATGAGATGGGGAAATATGTAGCTAATGAGACTATTAAATTAATGATAAAAAAAAATATAAAAGTAAAGGATGCAGAGATTCTGATACTTGGGTTTACTTTTAAAGAAGATTGTCCAGACGTTAGAAATACAAGGGTCATCGATATCATCAATGAGCTTAAAACATACAATGTCAGCTTGACAATAGTTGACCCTTGGGCAAAACCAGAAGATGTTAAGAGAGAATATGATATAATGACTAAAATTGATATTCCTAATAACAAAAAGTTTGATGCAATAATTTTAGCAGTTAGCCATAGCTCTTTTATATCAATAAACATACGAGATCTTTTAAAGACGGAATCGGTTGTTTATGATGTTAAAGGTATTTTATCACTTGATATAGTAGATGGAGGGTTATGA
- a CDS encoding Wzz/FepE/Etk N-terminal domain-containing protein has translation MDMPQNSFSNEVGFKELIANIKDYFRFLISKWKIILLCSFIGAIIGFTYAYLQKTYYTATLSFALEDEKSGGGLSGALSLASTFGIDLGTGTSGAFSGSNLSELMKSRLLVERTLLTKERINDEEITLAEMYIRMKGWRKRWESSKPEFSEKIKFVSNSDRNRFSLQQDSILGIIYSNLIKKNLSVAQKDKKVSIISIDVRTENELFSKLFAEALAKEVSDFYVDTKSRKSKMNVLILERQADSVRRELNDAITGVAAANDNTYNLNPALNVRKTPSTKRQIDVQTNVAILTELVKNLELAKVTLRKDTPLIQVIDTPILPLFKEKTSKILFAISGTLIFSSIAMLILILKRWWN, from the coding sequence ATGGATATGCCACAAAATAGTTTCTCAAATGAAGTAGGGTTTAAAGAATTAATTGCTAACATTAAAGACTATTTCCGTTTTTTGATTAGTAAGTGGAAAATCATTTTACTATGCAGTTTTATTGGCGCTATTATAGGATTTACGTATGCATATCTTCAAAAAACATATTATACAGCTACTTTGAGTTTTGCATTAGAAGATGAAAAGAGCGGAGGAGGTCTAAGTGGGGCATTGAGCTTAGCAAGCACTTTTGGCATTGATTTAGGAACAGGTACAAGCGGAGCTTTCAGTGGCTCAAACTTGAGTGAGCTAATGAAAAGTAGATTATTAGTTGAGAGAACATTATTGACTAAGGAAAGAATAAATGACGAAGAGATCACTTTAGCCGAAATGTATATACGGATGAAAGGATGGAGAAAGCGATGGGAATCAAGCAAACCGGAGTTTTCTGAAAAAATTAAGTTCGTTTCTAATTCAGACAGGAACAGATTTTCATTACAACAAGACAGTATATTAGGGATAATATATTCGAACTTGATTAAAAAAAATCTTAGCGTAGCACAAAAAGATAAAAAGGTCTCGATTATTAGTATTGATGTGCGAACAGAAAATGAATTGTTTTCTAAACTTTTTGCTGAAGCTCTCGCAAAAGAGGTTTCAGATTTTTATGTTGATACGAAAAGTAGAAAATCTAAAATGAATGTCTTAATCTTAGAAAGGCAAGCAGATTCAGTACGTAGGGAATTAAATGATGCCATAACTGGTGTAGCTGCAGCTAATGATAATACATATAATCTTAATCCTGCGCTTAATGTTCGCAAAACACCGTCAACAAAAAGACAAATTGATGTTCAGACAAATGTGGCCATATTGACAGAGTTAGTAAAAAATTTAGAATTAGCAAAAGTAACATTACGTAAAGACACGCCATTAATACAAGTTATCGACACACCTATCTTACCTTTATTTAAAGAAAAGACCAGCAAAATCTTATTTGCAATAAGCGGAACTTTAATATTTAGTTCAATAGCAATGCTGATACTGATATTAAAACGTTGGTGGAATTAA
- a CDS encoding SLBB domain-containing protein, whose amino-acid sequence MKRNIKCFFRFLMTLVVLLSVGVVQAQDLLKGKDLSQIRVDQMSDADIVRLKTQLSSSGMTIDQAEQMALSKGMSPAEFAKLKARISGTSNASPVTGRLKAQNLVSAEKVNNSSDSLSTEKYHEHAKPLIDSLIFGSELYTSIAPSFEPNLRLATPLNYVLGPDDQILVSVYGVQEYSGDLLVSTEGFVSIPNVGQVKVAGLTIEVATQKLKTIMGNSVYPYLKSGGSRLSVTLSKIRSIKVIIIGANRPGIFTLSSLSTVFNALFVSGGPNAFGSFREIELVRNNRVERKIDLYRFLLHGDQSDNVGLKDNDVIRIPPYKTRIQLQGQFKRPGIFEVLPSEKFSDIVAFASGFTDSAYEASVKVFQRNETERQVHDLQSIAYNDYIPHTGDVFVASKILNRFQNRVKISGAVFRPDAYELTPGLNVADLIKKADGLKEDAYTGRGQILRLEDDLTRSIVSFDVRKVLNGENNPILKREDEVLISSLQDLRDSFKVTIQGEIRIPGQYDYVNQLTLKDLILQAGGFTDAAYKNIEIARLIRRDSVAPTDNRASVVINTEINGDLSSVSANIPIQPFDVVTIRRKAGYTLPESVIVSGQIQYPGPYALISRIERVSDVLRRAGGYTPDANPAGAYVKRYKTDIERQQSEETARKLQKNIKDKDSLKAQQVLQDIRRDYDQIPLDMASIMKNPGSVEDLVLRSKDELYIPKFDGQVKITGAVLMATQVPFKKKSTVRDYISDAGGYAADAWRKRTYIVYANGKAATTNHFLFVKFYPKVLPGSELIVPKKAEKKSLTTGEIIGISSALASLAGVVIAVLRL is encoded by the coding sequence ATGAAGAGAAATATCAAGTGTTTTTTCAGGTTCTTAATGACCCTTGTTGTGTTACTATCGGTTGGAGTAGTTCAGGCCCAGGACTTATTAAAAGGAAAGGACCTCAGTCAGATTCGGGTAGACCAAATGAGTGATGCCGATATAGTCAGGCTCAAAACTCAGTTAAGCAGTTCGGGTATGACTATTGACCAGGCAGAGCAAATGGCGCTTTCGAAGGGAATGTCACCTGCAGAATTTGCTAAGCTTAAAGCGCGTATTTCAGGAACAAGCAATGCTTCACCAGTAACAGGCAGATTGAAAGCACAAAATTTGGTGTCGGCCGAAAAAGTTAACAACAGTTCCGATTCGCTCAGTACCGAAAAATACCATGAACACGCCAAACCGCTGATCGATTCTTTGATCTTTGGTTCTGAGTTGTATACTTCCATTGCCCCCAGCTTTGAACCCAATTTGAGGCTGGCTACCCCATTGAATTATGTGTTAGGTCCTGATGATCAAATATTGGTATCTGTGTATGGAGTACAGGAGTATAGTGGAGATTTGTTGGTGTCTACTGAAGGATTTGTTTCCATACCCAACGTTGGACAGGTAAAGGTAGCGGGACTTACTATTGAAGTAGCTACACAAAAGCTCAAAACTATTATGGGTAATTCAGTGTACCCTTATCTTAAATCAGGTGGGTCAAGATTATCAGTTACACTCAGTAAAATACGCAGTATCAAAGTCATCATTATTGGTGCCAACAGACCGGGTATTTTTACTCTTTCTTCCTTGTCTACTGTATTCAATGCTCTGTTTGTCAGTGGTGGTCCTAACGCTTTTGGTAGCTTCCGAGAAATAGAATTAGTTCGAAATAACCGAGTAGAGCGTAAGATAGACCTTTATCGTTTTTTGCTGCATGGAGATCAGTCAGATAATGTGGGATTAAAAGACAATGATGTCATCCGTATACCTCCTTATAAAACCAGGATCCAGTTGCAGGGGCAGTTTAAACGACCTGGCATTTTTGAGGTATTACCATCTGAAAAGTTTTCAGATATTGTTGCTTTTGCGTCCGGCTTTACCGATTCGGCTTACGAAGCTTCCGTGAAAGTTTTTCAACGCAACGAAACTGAAAGGCAGGTGCATGATTTACAATCAATTGCGTACAATGATTATATACCCCATACGGGCGATGTATTTGTGGCGTCTAAAATACTCAACCGTTTTCAGAACAGGGTGAAAATATCTGGTGCTGTTTTCAGGCCAGACGCTTATGAATTAACACCAGGTTTGAATGTGGCCGATTTAATCAAGAAAGCCGACGGATTAAAAGAGGATGCTTATACAGGCAGAGGGCAGATCCTACGTTTGGAAGATGATCTTACTAGATCGATTGTTTCTTTTGACGTAAGAAAAGTATTAAATGGAGAGAATAATCCCATATTGAAGCGAGAAGATGAAGTACTGATTAGTTCTTTGCAGGATCTGCGGGACTCTTTTAAAGTAACTATACAAGGCGAAATACGCATTCCAGGGCAATATGATTATGTCAACCAACTGACTCTGAAAGATCTAATCCTGCAGGCTGGTGGTTTTACTGATGCTGCGTATAAGAACATAGAAATTGCCCGATTGATACGCAGGGACAGTGTTGCCCCGACGGATAATCGTGCCAGTGTAGTGATCAATACCGAGATAAATGGTGATTTGAGTAGTGTTTCTGCCAATATTCCAATTCAACCCTTTGATGTAGTTACTATTCGTCGCAAAGCGGGTTATACCTTACCTGAATCAGTAATAGTAAGTGGTCAGATACAATACCCCGGTCCTTATGCATTGATAAGCAGGATAGAACGGGTGAGTGATGTCTTGCGCAGAGCAGGCGGTTATACGCCGGATGCCAATCCCGCTGGTGCTTATGTTAAACGATATAAAACAGATATAGAAAGACAACAATCTGAAGAAACTGCTCGTAAGTTGCAAAAAAATATAAAGGATAAAGATAGCCTTAAAGCACAGCAAGTGCTACAGGACATTAGACGTGATTATGATCAGATACCTTTAGATATGGCATCAATTATGAAAAACCCCGGTTCAGTGGAGGATTTAGTTTTACGATCTAAAGATGAGCTATATATACCCAAATTCGATGGCCAAGTGAAGATCACTGGTGCTGTATTAATGGCAACACAAGTGCCTTTTAAGAAAAAAAGCACAGTCAGGGATTATATTAGTGATGCGGGAGGGTATGCGGCGGATGCCTGGCGGAAGAGAACATATATTGTATATGCTAACGGTAAAGCAGCAACAACTAATCATTTTTTATTTGTCAAATTTTACCCCAAGGTATTGCCTGGTAGCGAATTAATAGTTCCCAAAAAAGCTGAAAAGAAGTCGCTAACTACTGGAGAGATTATTGGTATTTCCAGTGCTCTAGCAAGTTTAGCAGGAGTAGTCATAGCAGTTTTAAGGTTATAA
- a CDS encoding GDP-L-fucose synthase, whose protein sequence is MQKNAKIYVAGHRGMVGSAIVRKLEAEGYNNLLLRTSQELDLRNQQAVNDFFAKEKPDYVFLAAAKVGGIVANNTYRAEFIYENLMIESNVIHAAYVNKVTKLLFLGSSCIYPKLAPQPLKEDSILSGYLEPTNQPYAIAKIAGIELCDAYRAQYGCNFISAMPTNLYGPNDNYDLEKSHVLPALLRKFITAKKNNDPQVVLWGTGSPRREFLYVDDLADACLFLMEQYNEAGLVNIGIGDDLTIKDLAELVKKNTGYQGSIVWDTAKPDGTPRKLMDVSKLKQLGWEAKITLANGITKVYEQVKDFDWKS, encoded by the coding sequence GTGCAAAAAAACGCCAAAATATACGTAGCCGGCCACCGCGGAATGGTAGGCAGCGCCATCGTACGAAAACTAGAAGCCGAGGGCTACAATAATCTTTTATTACGTACCTCCCAGGAACTTGACCTACGCAACCAGCAGGCAGTAAACGATTTTTTCGCCAAAGAAAAACCTGATTATGTTTTCCTGGCAGCAGCCAAAGTAGGAGGCATTGTAGCTAATAATACCTACCGCGCCGAATTCATTTATGAAAACCTGATGATCGAAAGCAATGTGATCCATGCTGCATATGTGAACAAAGTTACGAAGCTACTCTTCCTGGGTTCTTCTTGTATCTATCCAAAGCTTGCCCCTCAACCTTTAAAAGAAGATTCCATATTGTCGGGGTATTTAGAGCCTACCAACCAACCCTATGCCATTGCCAAAATAGCGGGTATTGAATTATGCGATGCGTACAGAGCTCAATACGGGTGTAATTTCATTTCAGCCATGCCCACCAACCTATACGGCCCGAACGACAATTACGATCTGGAAAAATCTCATGTGTTACCTGCCTTATTGCGTAAATTCATCACCGCAAAAAAAAATAATGATCCCCAGGTGGTTTTATGGGGCACCGGCAGCCCCAGGCGCGAGTTTTTATATGTAGATGACCTGGCCGATGCCTGTCTTTTTTTAATGGAACAGTACAACGAAGCAGGGTTGGTGAATATTGGTATTGGAGACGATCTAACCATTAAGGACCTGGCAGAACTGGTTAAAAAAAACACAGGATACCAGGGAAGCATTGTTTGGGATACTGCTAAACCCGACGGTACACCGCGGAAATTGATGGATGTGAGTAAGTTAAAACAATTGGGTTGGGAAGCAAAAATCACATTAGCAAATGGTATTACGAAAGTATATGAACAGGTAAAAGATTTCGATTGGAAATCATAA
- the gmd gene encoding GDP-mannose 4,6-dehydratase, with protein MKKALITGITGQDGAYLTELLLKKGYEVHGIKRRSSLFNTARIDPFYEDPHVPHKHLILHYGDLTDSTNLIRIIQEVQPDEIYNLAAMSHVHVSFETPEYTANADGIGTLRILEAVRLLGLIKKTKVYQASTSELYGLVQAVPQSETTPFYPRSPYAVAKLYAYWITVNYREAYGMFACNGILFNHESPLRGETFVTRKITRAVAKIILGLQDTLYLGNLDAQRDWGHAKDYVEGMWRILQHDQPEDFVLATGITTRIRDFVSMAFAEAGVELSFEGKAKHEIAKVVACKGKYKIPMGQIVVKVDPRYYRPTEVDLLIGDASKAKEKLGWQPQYTLEEMVKEMVASDIKLFEKDQLLKNSGFDIKNEFE; from the coding sequence ATGAAAAAAGCTTTAATTACAGGTATTACAGGGCAAGATGGAGCTTATTTGACTGAGCTTTTATTGAAAAAAGGATATGAAGTGCATGGTATCAAGCGGAGAAGTTCACTTTTCAATACAGCAAGAATTGACCCGTTCTATGAGGATCCGCATGTACCGCATAAACACTTGATCCTGCATTATGGCGATCTTACAGATTCAACGAACCTGATCCGTATTATTCAGGAAGTTCAACCAGATGAGATTTATAACCTGGCAGCCATGAGCCATGTGCATGTGAGTTTTGAAACACCTGAATACACCGCCAATGCCGATGGTATAGGCACTTTGCGCATATTGGAAGCTGTTCGGTTATTAGGATTGATTAAGAAAACAAAGGTGTACCAGGCGTCAACTTCTGAACTATATGGCTTGGTGCAAGCTGTTCCGCAAAGTGAAACAACTCCTTTTTATCCGCGTTCTCCGTATGCGGTGGCCAAATTATACGCGTATTGGATCACGGTGAATTACCGGGAAGCTTATGGCATGTTTGCTTGCAATGGAATTTTATTCAATCACGAGTCTCCGTTACGCGGCGAAACTTTTGTAACCCGTAAAATTACTCGCGCCGTTGCCAAAATAATACTGGGTTTGCAGGATACCTTATATCTGGGTAACCTCGATGCCCAGCGTGATTGGGGGCATGCCAAAGACTATGTAGAGGGTATGTGGCGCATATTGCAACATGATCAACCAGAAGATTTTGTGTTGGCAACAGGGATTACCACCCGAATCCGCGATTTCGTAAGCATGGCATTTGCTGAAGCAGGTGTGGAGCTGTCATTCGAAGGAAAAGCAAAACATGAGATAGCCAAAGTGGTGGCCTGTAAAGGCAAATACAAAATACCGATGGGACAAATCGTAGTAAAAGTAGACCCCCGTTATTATCGCCCTACAGAAGTAGATCTTTTAATAGGAGATGCTTCCAAAGCAAAAGAAAAGCTAGGCTGGCAACCTCAATACACACTGGAAGAAATGGTTAAAGAAATGGTAGCCAGCGATATCAAACTTTTCGAAAAAGACCAGCTACTAAAAAATAGCGGCTTTGACATCAAAAACGAATTTGAATAA
- a CDS encoding nucleotidyltransferase domain-containing protein gives MSTRQTYDIIKSTVHSFLPDARILLFGSRARNTFNDQSDYDLLIVTNDTLAPRVKMNWESKIRKALIQTLNAPFDVILQSNREVQEKKNLIGHIVYYAYKDAREI, from the coding sequence ATGTCAACGCGGCAAACCTACGATATCATCAAATCGACCGTCCATTCCTTTTTGCCGGATGCGCGAATTTTATTGTTTGGCTCCAGAGCAAGGAATACGTTCAATGATCAAAGCGATTACGATCTCCTGATTGTCACCAACGACACCCTTGCCCCACGCGTAAAAATGAATTGGGAGAGTAAGATCCGAAAAGCATTGATTCAAACCCTCAATGCCCCTTTTGATGTAATTCTGCAAAGCAATCGTGAGGTTCAGGAAAAAAAGAACCTCATTGGACATATTGTCTATTATGCCTATAAAGATGCCCGGGAAATATGA
- a CDS encoding HEPN domain-containing protein, giving the protein MSSASEKYLSQWLEKAGHDLLAARLILDHNPIILDIACFHCQQAVEKYLKAFLVFKNEAFPQTHNLDLLLQLCRKHDNNFDDIDLKNLEDFAVRGRYPHDFISPEPEESELFYQDAVIVKTIVSKKIQEKYPAIQG; this is encoded by the coding sequence ATGAGCTCCGCATCTGAAAAATACCTTTCCCAATGGCTTGAAAAAGCCGGGCATGATTTACTGGCAGCCAGGTTGATACTGGATCATAATCCTATCATATTGGACATTGCTTGCTTTCATTGCCAACAGGCAGTGGAAAAATATCTAAAAGCATTTCTTGTATTTAAAAATGAAGCGTTTCCCCAAACGCATAACCTTGATCTTCTTTTACAATTATGCCGTAAACACGATAACAATTTTGATGATATCGATCTGAAAAACCTGGAAGATTTCGCTGTAAGGGGAAGATATCCCCACGATTTCATTTCCCCGGAACCCGAGGAAAGCGAGTTATTCTATCAAGATGCTGTTATTGTTAAAACAATTGTCTCAAAGAAAATCCAGGAAAAATATCCGGCCATCCAGGGTTGA
- a CDS encoding nucleotide sugar dehydrogenase: protein MSVPESMISRYQIAVVGLGYVGLPLAVAFGRHYRVLGFDTNEERVKELSKGIDKTKELTPEDIQAAVHIGFSSQLQAIADCNVFIITVPTPLDAHKRPNLSYLLKASKMVGSVLKKGDIVIYESTVYAGCTEEDCVPVLERASGLRYNTDFFCGYSPERINPGDRVHTVTTIKKVTSGSTPAVAAEIDVLYASIITAGTHLAPSIKVAEASKAIENAQRDVNISFMNELAFIFDRMDIDTYDVLAAAKTKWNFLPFRPGLVGGHCIGVDPHYLAHKAQVLGYQPKVILSGREVNDQMGVFVAEKLIALLAAKKQGRLQGCRVLILGITFKENCSDTRNTKVVDIYQTLVTAGLIVAVYDPWVGQMEGIHMVGELTYNYDAVILAVAHQQFREIDFSRFKQQGALIFDAQGFIERDLVDERL from the coding sequence ATGTCCGTTCCCGAATCGATGATTTCCCGTTACCAGATTGCTGTTGTAGGATTGGGTTATGTAGGATTGCCGCTGGCGGTAGCTTTTGGCAGGCATTACCGGGTACTGGGGTTCGATACCAATGAGGAGCGGGTAAAGGAATTGAGTAAGGGTATAGATAAAACGAAGGAGCTTACACCCGAAGATATACAGGCAGCCGTGCATATTGGTTTTTCCAGCCAACTGCAGGCAATTGCAGATTGCAATGTGTTCATCATTACTGTGCCTACGCCGCTCGATGCGCATAAACGCCCCAATCTCAGCTACCTGCTGAAAGCTTCCAAAATGGTGGGCAGTGTGCTGAAGAAAGGCGATATCGTAATTTATGAATCTACTGTATATGCTGGCTGCACCGAGGAAGACTGTGTGCCGGTGCTGGAGCGGGCCAGCGGACTTCGATACAATACAGACTTCTTTTGCGGTTATTCGCCCGAGCGCATCAATCCTGGCGACCGGGTACACACCGTTACTACGATTAAAAAAGTTACGTCGGGCTCCACGCCGGCTGTTGCCGCCGAGATAGATGTTTTGTATGCCAGCATTATTACGGCGGGCACCCACCTGGCGCCCAGCATCAAAGTGGCGGAGGCTTCCAAAGCCATTGAGAATGCCCAGCGCGATGTGAACATTTCTTTCATGAATGAGCTGGCTTTTATTTTCGACCGCATGGACATTGATACTTATGATGTGCTGGCAGCGGCAAAGACCAAGTGGAATTTTTTGCCTTTCCGTCCGGGCCTGGTAGGCGGTCATTGCATTGGCGTAGACCCGCATTACCTGGCGCATAAAGCGCAGGTGCTGGGTTATCAGCCCAAAGTGATCTTATCGGGCCGGGAGGTGAATGACCAGATGGGTGTGTTTGTGGCAGAAAAACTGATTGCTTTACTCGCAGCCAAAAAACAAGGCCGTTTGCAAGGCTGCCGGGTATTGATATTGGGTATCACTTTCAAGGAAAATTGTTCCGATACGCGTAATACCAAAGTGGTGGATATTTATCAAACGCTTGTAACGGCCGGGCTTATAGTTGCAGTGTACGATCCCTGGGTTGGTCAGATGGAAGGAATACACATGGTGGGTGAGCTAACTTACAATTACGATGCAGTAATACTCGCGGTGGCTCATCAACAGTTCAGGGAGATAGATTTTTCGCGCTTCAAACAGCAGGGCGCGCTGATCTTCGATGCGCAGGGATTTATTGAAAGAGACCTGGTAGACGAGAGATTATAA
- a CDS encoding type II toxin-antitoxin system HigB family toxin, with protein sequence MRVRLIKCKSIEDFAANNARSRSSFKIWLALLQRADWLTPNDICTTYGSADLLGDGTKRVVFDIAGNNYRMICTYHFGISRVHLYVKWIGTHAQYTALFRNNEHYTVNDY encoded by the coding sequence ATGAGGGTAAGGCTGATTAAGTGTAAGTCCATAGAAGATTTTGCAGCAAACAATGCAAGGAGTAGAAGCTCTTTCAAAATATGGTTAGCTCTTCTGCAGCGTGCAGACTGGTTAACACCTAACGATATCTGCACCACTTACGGATCTGCTGATTTGTTAGGTGATGGTACAAAAAGAGTTGTATTTGACATAGCTGGCAATAACTATAGAATGATCTGCACTTATCATTTTGGAATCTCAAGAGTGCATTTGTATGTAAAATGGATAGGCACGCACGCGCAGTACACAGCATTATTCAGAAACAACGAGCATTATACAGTGAACGATTATTAA
- a CDS encoding type II toxin-antitoxin system HigA family antitoxin, whose amino-acid sequence METLSHTVIKTTAQYYRYCNRLEELVDLNKKTRPIKDEIELLTLLIEKYDEEHNTFSDVDPVELLKSLMKDHKMKAVELARLLHVSEGLVSDMLNYKKGMSKETIRILAEKFKLNQEAFNRPYELRIPVYV is encoded by the coding sequence ATGGAAACTTTATCACATACAGTTATTAAAACAACTGCCCAGTACTACAGGTATTGCAACCGGTTAGAGGAACTGGTGGACCTGAACAAAAAAACCAGGCCTATCAAAGACGAAATAGAATTGTTGACCCTACTCATTGAAAAGTACGATGAAGAACACAATACTTTTAGTGATGTCGATCCGGTTGAATTACTGAAATCACTGATGAAAGATCATAAAATGAAGGCTGTTGAACTTGCCAGACTCTTGCATGTTAGCGAAGGCCTGGTTTCTGACATGCTGAACTATAAAAAAGGCATGTCAAAAGAAACGATTCGCATTCTTGCTGAAAAATTCAAATTAAACCAGGAGGCATTCAACCGGCCTTATGAATTACGTATACCTGTGTACGTTTGA
- the ispF gene encoding 2-C-methyl-D-erythritol 2,4-cyclodiphosphate synthase — protein MNIRIGYGIDFHQLVEGRDLFIGGVKIPHDKGALGHSDADVLLHAICDAMLGALCLGDIGVHFPDTAAEFKNIDSKILLAKTYALIRAEGYKVVNIDASLCLEAPKIKPYVPQMQEVIASILEITIKDVSVKATTTEKMGFVGRKEGLVAHAVCLLYKAQ, from the coding sequence ATGAATATTAGAATAGGTTACGGTATCGATTTTCATCAATTAGTAGAAGGGCGTGATTTATTCATCGGCGGAGTAAAGATCCCGCACGATAAGGGGGCGTTGGGGCATAGCGATGCCGATGTATTATTGCATGCGATCTGCGATGCGATGCTGGGGGCTTTGTGTTTGGGTGATATTGGTGTGCACTTTCCTGATACTGCTGCTGAGTTCAAGAATATCGACAGTAAAATATTACTGGCTAAAACTTATGCGCTTATTCGTGCTGAGGGTTATAAAGTAGTGAATATCGATGCTTCGCTTTGCCTGGAGGCGCCAAAGATCAAACCTTATGTGCCGCAAATGCAGGAAGTGATTGCTTCTATTTTAGAGATCACTATTAAGGATGTTTCGGTTAAAGCTACTACTACAGAGAAGATGGGGTTTGTGGGCCGGAAAGAGGGGTTGGTGGCGCATGCGGTGTGCTTGCTGTATAAGGCGCAATAA